In the genome of Globicephala melas chromosome 3, mGloMel1.2, whole genome shotgun sequence, one region contains:
- the BTF3 gene encoding transcription factor BTF3 isoform X2, translated as MKETIMNQEKLAKLQAQVRIGGKGTARRKKKVVHRTATADDKKLQFSLKKLGVNNISGIEEVNMFTNQGTVIHFNNPKVQASLAANTFTITGHAETKQLTEMLPSILNQLGADSLTSLRRLAEALPKQSVDGKAPLATGEDDDDEVPDLVENFDEASKNEAN; from the exons ATGAAAGAAACTATCATGAACCAGGAGAAACTCGCCAAACTGCAGGCACAAGTGCGCATTGGTGGGAAA GGAACTGCTCGCAGAAAGAAGAAGGTGGTTCATAGAACAGCCACAGCAGACGACAAAAAACTTCAGTTCTCTTTAAAGAAGTTAGGGGTAAACAATATCTCTGGTATTGAAGAG gtgaaTATGTTCACAAACCAAGGAACAGTGATCCACTTTAACAACCCTAAAGTTCAGGCATCTCTGGCAGCAAACACTTTCACCATTACAGGCCATGCTGAGACAAAGCAGCTGACAGAAATGCTCCCCAGCATCTTAAACCAGCTTGGCGCAGACAGTCTGACCAGTTTAAGGAGACTGGCTGAAGCTCTGCCCAAACAAT CTGTGGATGGAAAAGCACCACTTGCTACTGGAGAGGACGATGATGATGAAGTTCCAG ATCTTGTGGAGAATTTTGATGAGGCTTCCAAAAATGAAGCAAACTGA
- the BTF3 gene encoding transcription factor BTF3 isoform X1, translated as MRRTGAPTQADSRGRGRARGGCPGGEATPSLPPPRGGTRGQEPQMKETIMNQEKLAKLQAQVRIGGKGTARRKKKVVHRTATADDKKLQFSLKKLGVNNISGIEEVNMFTNQGTVIHFNNPKVQASLAANTFTITGHAETKQLTEMLPSILNQLGADSLTSLRRLAEALPKQSVDGKAPLATGEDDDDEVPDLVENFDEASKNEAN; from the exons ATGCGACGGACAGGCGCACCCACTCAGGCTGACTCTCGGGGTCGAGGTCGGGCCAGGGGCGGCTGCCCTGGGGGCGAGGCGACGCCGTCTCTTCCTCCACCTCGCGGCGGAACCCGAGGACAGGAGCCTCAG ATGAAAGAAACTATCATGAACCAGGAGAAACTCGCCAAACTGCAGGCACAAGTGCGCATTGGTGGGAAA GGAACTGCTCGCAGAAAGAAGAAGGTGGTTCATAGAACAGCCACAGCAGACGACAAAAAACTTCAGTTCTCTTTAAAGAAGTTAGGGGTAAACAATATCTCTGGTATTGAAGAG gtgaaTATGTTCACAAACCAAGGAACAGTGATCCACTTTAACAACCCTAAAGTTCAGGCATCTCTGGCAGCAAACACTTTCACCATTACAGGCCATGCTGAGACAAAGCAGCTGACAGAAATGCTCCCCAGCATCTTAAACCAGCTTGGCGCAGACAGTCTGACCAGTTTAAGGAGACTGGCTGAAGCTCTGCCCAAACAAT CTGTGGATGGAAAAGCACCACTTGCTACTGGAGAGGACGATGATGATGAAGTTCCAG ATCTTGTGGAGAATTTTGATGAGGCTTCCAAAAATGAAGCAAACTGA